In Halovivax gelatinilyticus, the following are encoded in one genomic region:
- the folP gene encoding dihydropteroate synthase produces MEYHDAANRLFDLGRFGIRPGTASTADVLAHLGDPHESVDAVQIAGSNGKGSTARMVESILREAGYTVGLYTSPHLEDMRERIRVDGRKIPKSAITEFVDACDEYLTERGADGESPTFFEVSTAMALWHFAREDVDFAVLEVGIGGKLDATSVVDPIASAVTSVTLEHTGILGDTVEEIARDKAHVAGDQPLVTATDGEALAAIRDVAGDVVTVADGIDAAEAHDATGPAGDSAQHSPDVRVTYEGRVSHDEASVRIDIGPTLGCSLDGVVEGRTAAIGAHQAENAGVAVALACQLVDPTETELTRGLRNAHWPGRFEVMDTDPLVVLDGAHNPDACDQLARTLSTFEYDALHLIVGAMHDKEYAEMAAALPTPDAVVACRPTTDRAVDPAVLARVFEREGVDEVRTISAVRDAFEHALDSAGPDDAVVVAGSLYAVAEARTRYTTAPIPTRVRDVADARAALERANVTDEGVWRMRGKAVHRTVSLRLQERQSAYLKQELLSLGGECAISGLQREEQLVEAVCMGTLSQFRRLIQKLDAQPYGLSQVGTALQGALGIRIDGEAPPTEPTPPPWGESPAVMGILNVTPDSFHDGGRYDTVDAAVERAEAMVEAGASIVDVGGESTRPGAEPVSVEEEIDRVVPVIERIAELDAALSIDTRKAAVAEAALDAGAEIVNDVSGLSDPEMRFVAADHDATLIVMHSLDAPVDPDREVTYDDVVTDVLADLSETVLLAERAGLDRDRIVVDPGLGFGKSKPEEFELLSRLGDFRALGCPVLVGHSQKSMYEWVDQPAGERRAATVAATALAVDRGADVVRVHDVPENVAAVKTALATRDPPAYDERREGSQ; encoded by the coding sequence ATGGAGTATCACGACGCGGCGAACCGGCTCTTCGATCTGGGCCGGTTCGGGATCCGGCCGGGGACGGCGTCGACGGCCGACGTGCTCGCCCACCTCGGCGACCCGCACGAGTCGGTCGACGCGGTCCAGATCGCCGGATCGAACGGGAAGGGGTCGACGGCCCGGATGGTCGAATCGATCCTTCGCGAGGCGGGATACACGGTGGGGCTGTACACGTCGCCCCATCTCGAGGACATGCGCGAGCGGATTCGAGTCGACGGTCGCAAGATTCCCAAATCGGCCATCACCGAGTTCGTCGACGCCTGCGACGAGTATCTCACCGAGCGCGGTGCCGACGGCGAATCGCCGACGTTCTTCGAAGTCTCGACCGCGATGGCGCTGTGGCACTTCGCGCGCGAAGACGTCGACTTCGCGGTTCTCGAGGTTGGAATCGGCGGCAAGCTCGACGCGACGAGCGTCGTCGACCCGATCGCGAGCGCGGTGACGAGCGTGACGTTAGAACACACCGGAATCCTCGGCGACACTGTCGAGGAAATCGCGCGCGATAAGGCCCACGTCGCCGGCGACCAGCCGCTCGTGACGGCGACCGACGGCGAGGCGCTCGCGGCGATCCGCGACGTCGCGGGCGACGTCGTGACCGTCGCCGACGGGATCGACGCCGCGGAGGCCCACGACGCCACGGGACCGGCAGGCGATTCAGCTCAGCACAGCCCCGACGTCCGCGTCACCTACGAGGGGCGCGTCTCTCACGACGAGGCGTCCGTCAGGATCGATATCGGTCCAACTCTCGGTTGTTCGCTCGACGGGGTGGTCGAGGGTCGAACGGCGGCCATCGGGGCTCACCAGGCCGAGAACGCTGGCGTCGCCGTCGCGCTCGCGTGCCAGCTCGTCGATCCCACCGAGACCGAACTCACGCGCGGACTGCGGAACGCCCACTGGCCGGGTCGGTTCGAAGTGATGGACACCGACCCGCTGGTGGTGCTCGACGGCGCGCACAACCCGGACGCCTGCGACCAGCTCGCCCGGACGCTCTCGACGTTCGAGTACGACGCCCTCCACCTCATCGTCGGGGCGATGCACGACAAGGAGTACGCCGAGATGGCCGCGGCGCTGCCGACGCCCGACGCGGTCGTCGCCTGTCGCCCGACCACCGACAGAGCGGTCGACCCGGCCGTGCTGGCGCGGGTGTTCGAGCGTGAGGGCGTCGACGAAGTCCGAACGATCTCGGCGGTCCGGGACGCGTTCGAACACGCACTGGACTCGGCGGGACCGGACGACGCCGTCGTGGTCGCCGGGTCGCTGTACGCCGTCGCCGAAGCGCGAACGCGGTACACGACGGCGCCGATCCCCACTCGCGTTCGAGACGTAGCCGACGCCAGGGCGGCCTTAGAGCGGGCGAACGTGACGGACGAGGGCGTCTGGCGGATGCGCGGGAAGGCCGTCCACCGCACCGTCTCGTTGCGACTCCAGGAGCGTCAGTCGGCCTACCTCAAGCAGGAACTGTTGAGTCTCGGCGGCGAGTGCGCCATTTCGGGACTCCAGCGCGAAGAACAGCTCGTCGAGGCGGTCTGCATGGGAACGCTCTCGCAATTTCGCCGGTTGATTCAGAAGCTAGACGCCCAGCCGTACGGTCTCTCACAGGTTGGCACAGCACTCCAGGGAGCGCTCGGGATTCGCATCGACGGCGAGGCGCCACCGACGGAACCGACGCCTCCGCCGTGGGGCGAGTCGCCTGCCGTCATGGGCATCTTGAACGTCACGCCCGACAGCTTCCACGACGGCGGACGGTACGACACCGTCGACGCCGCCGTCGAGCGAGCGGAGGCGATGGTCGAAGCGGGAGCGTCGATCGTCGACGTCGGCGGCGAGTCGACCCGACCGGGCGCGGAGCCGGTGTCGGTCGAGGAGGAGATCGATCGAGTCGTTCCCGTTATCGAGCGGATCGCCGAACTCGACGCGGCCCTTTCGATCGACACGCGAAAGGCAGCCGTCGCCGAGGCGGCGCTCGACGCGGGGGCGGAGATCGTCAACGACGTCTCCGGACTTTCCGACCCGGAGATGCGATTCGTCGCGGCCGACCACGACGCGACGCTGATCGTGATGCACAGCCTCGACGCGCCGGTCGATCCCGACCGCGAGGTCACCTACGACGACGTCGTCACGGACGTGCTGGCGGATCTCTCGGAGACGGTCTTGCTGGCCGAGCGCGCCGGGCTCGATCGCGACCGGATCGTCGTCGACCCCGGCCTCGGGTTCGGAAAATCGAAGCCCGAGGAGTTCGAACTCCTCTCGCGACTCGGCGACTTTCGCGCGCTCGGCTGTCCCGTTCTCGTCGGCCACTCCCAGAAGTCGATGTACGAGTGGGTCGACCAGCCGGCGGGCGAGCGGCGGGCGGCCACCGTCGCCGCGACGGCGCTGGCGGTCGACCGCGGCGCCGACGTCGTCCGCGTCCACGACGTGCCCGAGAACGTCGCGGCCGTGAAGACGGCGCTAGCGACGCGGGATCCGCCCGCGTACGACGAGCGTCGGGAGGGGTCGCAGTGA